From a region of the Salvelinus fontinalis isolate EN_2023a chromosome 13, ASM2944872v1, whole genome shotgun sequence genome:
- the LOC129868369 gene encoding DNA repair protein RAD51 homolog 3-like, whose amino-acid sequence MQRDVSSYAIAPSVKVKLLNAGFLSAADLCDLRPLQLSKEACISQEEAVEVLQAVRCELGQERAAAGRLTALELLGREQELGTIVTFCSALDMALGGGMPVGKTTEVCGAPGVGKTQLCIQLSVDVQIPVCFGGLGGKSLYIDTEGSFLVQRAVDLAQAAVEHCGLLAEDSEQQEALKGFTVETILSNLFLVRCHDYVELLAETYLLADFLAQHPGVRLVVIDSIAFSFRHDFDDLSQRTRLLNGLAQRLIQMATNHNVAVILTNQMTTKVWSGQSKLVPALGESWGHAATQRLILHWEGTHRLASLYKSPSQREATVPYQITGQGFRDVPPSDQPKASDDPSVRQSGSLSKRPRMEEDQSTRT is encoded by the exons ATGCAGAGGGATGTGTCGAGCTACGCCATTGCGCCGTCTGTCAAAGTGAAACTCCTCAATGCTGGGTTTCTTTCTGCTGCAGACCTGTGTGACTTGCGACCTCTCCAACTCAGCAAAG AGGCCTGCATCTCCCAGGAGGAGGCAGTAGAGGTGCTGCAGGCTGTGAGGTGTGAGCTTGGCCAGGAGAGGGCAGCAGCAGGCAGGCTGACAGCCCTGGAGCTTCTGGGGAGAGAGCAGGAGCTGGGCACTATAGTCACTTTCTGCTCAGCACTGGATATGGCCCTGGGAGGGGGCATGCCAGTTGGAAAGACCACTGAGGTCTGTGGGGCGCCTGGGGTGGGAAAGACCCAGCTCTG TATCCAGTTGTCAGTAGATGTGCAGATCCCTGTGTGTTTTGGGGGGTTGGGAGGCAAGTCTCTGTACATAGACACAGAGGGCAGCTTCCTGGTCCAGAGGGCTGTGGACCTAGCGCAGGCAGCTGTGGAGCACTGTGGGCTTCTAGCAGAGGATTCAG AACAGCAGGAAGCCTTGAAGGGGTTCACTGTGGAAACAATCCTCTCCAACTTATTCCTTGTCCGTTGCCATGACTACGTGGAGCTGTTGGCAGAGACATACCTCCTAGCTGACTTCCTGGCCCAGCACCCTGGG GTCCGGCTGGTGGTGATTGACAGCATTGCCTTCTCGTTTCGCCATGACTTTGATGACCTCTCCCAGAGGACCCGCCTCTTGAACGGCCTCGCCCAGCGGCTCATCCAGATGGCCACCAATCACAATGTCGCG GTCATTCTTACCAATCAGATGACTACAAAGGTTTGGAGTGGCCAATCGAAGCTTGTTCCTGCCTTAG GTGAGAGCTGGGGTCACGCTGCTACACAGAGACTCATCCTACACTGGGAGGGCACACACAG ACTTGCATCCCTGTACAAGTCGCCCAGCCAAAGGGAGGCCACAGTACCCTACCAGATCACT GGTCAAGGCTTTCGAGACGTGCCCCCCTCAGACCAACCAAAGGCGTCAGATGACCCCTCTGTGAGACAATCGGGAAGCTTGAGCAAGCGTCCCCGGATGGAAGAGGACCAATCTACAAGAACATAG